One genomic region from Rubidibacter lacunae KORDI 51-2 encodes:
- a CDS encoding DEAD/DEAH box helicase, whose translation MVNDLPPAPALNVEQLFPFQLDPFQLQAISAIDAGKSAVVSVPTGSGKTLVGEYAIHRALARGKRVFYTTPLKALSNQKWRDFQAAFGAEQVGLLTGDTSIERDAAIVVMTTEVFRNMLYGTRIGQVGVSLEGVEALVLDECHYMNDPSRGTVWEESIVYCPPAIQLIALSATIANADQLTDWIARVHGPTELIESDFRPVPLQFHFCNLKGLFPLLDPEGQKINPRLREKKPPRRGDKRRRERRDDCPGIAEVVERLQSRDMLPAIYFIFSRRGCDEAVRQLGSTSLVTIEEAQILQQRLENFLREHPEGARAGQAEPLTRGIAAHHAGILPAWKGLVEELFSAGLVKVVFATETLAAGINMPARTTAISSMSKRTDRGHRMLRASEFLQMSGRAGRRGMDPTGHVVCVQTRFEGAKEAAFLATKTSDPLVSQFTPTYGMVLNLLQTHTMAEAKDLLERSFAQYLATLKLAPEQQAIAGRSQELARLDIELAPIQTEHIFHFEKLHARLREEKRIAKYLHQQARETRAPAIQLALEHIAPGDIVYLKGPHIALTDAVAAAVCDRLPASPADNLLCLGADNYWYVAARDDITGIADTTIAPSEVEGLRSPDDFVLAPGRHAAGDDRSAPAAAAIAARATDPPIAPEVAAQQDKIGSLQAQLDVHPLHQWGKPGRLIKHYYRRIALREELAERNAKTREHRSQHWQEFLNICDVLRDFEALDGDTPTALGRMAAAIRADNELWLALALGSDACAALDGHQLAATVCALVSEPPRPDSNTNFEPSPFTLDALDALRRPRRLLFQVQHRNKVAIPIWLEYGSIGIIEAWVRGIDWVDLCDGTTLDEGDIVRMLRRTMDILSQIPHVPHLSESTCRTASDALAAMKRFPVED comes from the coding sequence ATGGTAAATGATTTGCCGCCCGCGCCCGCATTGAATGTCGAGCAGCTTTTTCCCTTTCAACTCGACCCGTTCCAGCTTCAAGCAATCTCGGCGATCGACGCGGGCAAGTCTGCTGTCGTCAGCGTACCGACGGGCTCGGGAAAGACGCTGGTGGGCGAATACGCTATCCATCGCGCCCTTGCTCGCGGCAAGCGCGTGTTTTACACCACGCCGCTGAAAGCGTTATCCAATCAAAAGTGGCGCGACTTCCAAGCCGCATTCGGTGCCGAGCAGGTGGGATTGCTGACGGGCGACACGTCGATCGAGCGCGACGCGGCGATTGTGGTCATGACCACAGAAGTATTCCGCAACATGCTTTATGGCACGCGGATCGGACAGGTGGGCGTATCTCTCGAAGGGGTGGAAGCCTTAGTCCTCGATGAGTGCCACTACATGAACGATCCCAGCCGCGGAACGGTTTGGGAGGAGTCGATCGTTTACTGTCCGCCGGCAATTCAACTGATAGCACTTTCGGCAACGATCGCCAATGCCGACCAGCTAACCGACTGGATCGCGCGCGTTCACGGTCCGACGGAGCTGATCGAATCGGATTTCCGTCCGGTACCGCTGCAGTTTCACTTCTGTAATCTTAAAGGCTTGTTTCCGCTGCTCGACCCCGAGGGGCAGAAGATCAACCCGCGCTTGCGGGAGAAGAAACCCCCACGCCGAGGCGACAAGCGACGTCGCGAGCGACGCGACGACTGCCCGGGCATAGCCGAGGTGGTCGAGCGGCTGCAGTCCCGCGATATGCTCCCAGCAATTTATTTCATCTTCAGCCGGCGCGGCTGCGACGAGGCAGTCCGACAGCTCGGCAGCACATCACTAGTGACCATTGAGGAAGCTCAGATCCTGCAGCAGCGGCTGGAAAACTTTCTCCGCGAGCATCCAGAAGGTGCCCGTGCCGGTCAAGCCGAGCCGCTGACGCGGGGAATTGCCGCCCACCATGCCGGAATTTTACCAGCTTGGAAAGGCTTGGTTGAAGAATTATTTTCCGCCGGGTTGGTCAAGGTGGTCTTTGCAACGGAGACCCTAGCTGCCGGCATTAACATGCCCGCCCGGACGACAGCAATCTCCTCGATGTCGAAGCGAACCGATCGCGGACACCGCATGTTGCGCGCTTCGGAGTTCCTGCAGATGTCTGGGCGGGCGGGACGGCGCGGCATGGACCCGACCGGTCATGTGGTGTGCGTGCAGACGCGCTTCGAAGGTGCAAAGGAAGCCGCCTTTTTGGCAACTAAAACGTCCGACCCGTTAGTCAGTCAGTTCACGCCAACTTACGGTATGGTCTTGAACTTGCTGCAGACACACACGATGGCGGAAGCCAAGGATTTGCTCGAACGCAGCTTCGCGCAGTACTTGGCGACGCTGAAGCTCGCTCCCGAGCAGCAGGCGATCGCCGGGCGCAGCCAAGAACTTGCTCGCCTCGATATCGAACTCGCGCCGATTCAAACAGAGCATATTTTCCATTTCGAGAAGCTCCACGCCCGCTTACGCGAAGAAAAGCGCATTGCCAAATACCTCCACCAGCAAGCGCGCGAGACGCGCGCTCCGGCGATTCAACTAGCCCTAGAGCACATCGCCCCTGGGGATATCGTCTACCTCAAAGGCCCGCATATTGCCCTGACCGATGCGGTAGCAGCAGCGGTGTGCGATCGCCTCCCGGCAAGTCCTGCAGACAACCTGTTATGTTTGGGAGCCGATAACTACTGGTACGTTGCCGCTCGCGATGACATTACCGGCATTGCCGACACCACGATCGCGCCCTCAGAGGTGGAGGGGTTGCGATCGCCGGACGATTTCGTGCTCGCTCCCGGACGGCATGCTGCCGGCGACGACCGGTCGGCTCCCGCAGCAGCAGCGATCGCGGCGCGCGCGACCGACCCGCCAATTGCACCAGAGGTAGCCGCCCAGCAAGATAAAATAGGCAGCCTACAGGCGCAACTGGACGTGCATCCACTGCACCAGTGGGGTAAACCCGGTCGCCTCATCAAGCATTACTATCGGCGGATTGCTTTGCGCGAAGAGCTGGCCGAGCGTAACGCCAAAACCCGCGAACATCGCTCGCAGCACTGGCAAGAGTTTCTTAACATCTGCGATGTATTGCGCGACTTTGAAGCCCTCGACGGCGATACGCCTACAGCACTCGGACGGATGGCTGCGGCGATCCGCGCCGACAACGAGTTGTGGCTGGCGCTGGCGCTCGGGAGCGATGCCTGCGCTGCTTTGGACGGGCACCAACTTGCTGCTACCGTTTGTGCCTTAGTCAGCGAGCCGCCCCGCCCGGATAGCAACACCAATTTCGAGCCATCGCCTTTTACTCTCGACGCGCTGGATGCTTTGCGGCGACCGCGCCGCCTGTTATTTCAGGTACAGCATCGCAATAAAGTCGCGATTCCGATATGGCTTGAGTACGGATCGATCGGCATAATCGAAGCCTGGGTGCGCGGAATCGACTGGGTTGATTTGTGTGACGGCACGACCCTTGACGAAGGCGACATCGTCCGCATGCTGCGGCGTACAATGGATATCTTGTCGCAGATTCCCCACGTGCCGCATTTGAGCGAGAGCACGTGCCGCACTGCGTCCGACGCCCTCGCCGCAATGAAGCGTTTTCCGGTCGAAGATTAG
- the der gene encoding ribosome biogenesis GTPase Der: MPQLPIVAILGRPNVGKSTLVNKLTGSREAIVHDMPGITRDRLYQPAFWRDRDFLVVDTGGLVFDDDTEFLPLIREQAAVALAEASAAVFVVDGQLGVTAGDIEIADWLRRQSVPVFLAVNKCEAPDRGALQAAQFWELGLGEPFAVSGIHGTGTGDLLDAVLPHLPPVESLDEREEIRVAIVGRPNVGKSSLLNALSGMTRAIVSPISGTTRDAVDWTVERNGQSYRIIDTAGIRKKKNVDYGPEFFGVGRAFKAIRRADVVLLVLDAIDGVTDQDLKLAGRIKDDGRAAVLVLNKWDAIEKDSNTIYTFEREIRARLHFMDWAEAIFASAQSGQRVGKILDLVDVAAAEHRRRVSTATINEVLQEATSWYTPPTNRQGRQGKIYYGTQVSSQPPTIALFVNDPLRFKDDYRRYIERQFREQLGFTGTPLRLIWRGKRAREAEPSSANRATKV; encoded by the coding sequence ATGCCTCAACTGCCTATCGTGGCGATCCTCGGTCGCCCCAATGTCGGTAAATCCACGCTCGTCAATAAGCTAACCGGCAGCCGGGAGGCGATCGTTCACGACATGCCCGGTATCACGCGCGATCGCCTATACCAACCTGCTTTTTGGCGCGATCGCGATTTCCTGGTGGTTGATACGGGCGGCTTGGTCTTCGACGACGACACCGAGTTCTTGCCCCTGATTCGCGAACAGGCAGCCGTAGCCCTAGCCGAAGCCAGTGCGGCTGTTTTTGTCGTGGACGGCCAATTGGGTGTCACGGCCGGCGACATTGAAATTGCCGATTGGCTTCGCCGCCAGTCGGTGCCCGTGTTTTTAGCCGTCAACAAATGCGAGGCACCCGATCGCGGCGCGCTGCAGGCCGCGCAGTTTTGGGAACTGGGCTTGGGGGAACCCTTTGCGGTGTCGGGCATTCACGGCACGGGTACGGGCGATCTCCTCGATGCGGTGTTACCGCACTTGCCGCCCGTGGAGTCCCTCGACGAGCGCGAGGAAATTCGCGTGGCGATCGTCGGGCGACCGAATGTGGGCAAATCCAGTTTGCTGAACGCGCTATCGGGCATGACGCGCGCGATCGTCAGTCCGATCTCGGGCACGACGCGCGATGCCGTGGATTGGACAGTGGAGCGCAACGGACAAAGCTATCGCATCATCGACACGGCCGGGATTCGCAAGAAAAAGAACGTCGACTACGGACCGGAATTCTTCGGCGTCGGGCGAGCCTTTAAAGCCATCCGCCGTGCTGATGTGGTGCTCTTGGTCTTGGACGCGATCGATGGCGTGACCGACCAAGATCTTAAACTTGCCGGTCGCATTAAAGACGACGGGCGTGCTGCCGTATTGGTCCTGAACAAGTGGGATGCGATCGAAAAAGACTCCAACACGATCTATACCTTCGAACGAGAGATTCGCGCGCGGCTGCATTTCATGGATTGGGCGGAAGCAATCTTCGCGAGCGCGCAATCGGGGCAGCGGGTTGGCAAAATTCTCGATCTGGTAGACGTCGCTGCTGCCGAGCACCGCCGCCGCGTTTCAACTGCCACGATCAACGAAGTACTGCAGGAAGCAACGAGCTGGTATACGCCGCCAACGAACCGCCAAGGCCGTCAAGGCAAGATTTACTACGGCACGCAAGTCAGCAGCCAGCCGCCGACGATCGCGCTCTTTGTCAACGATCCGCTGCGTTTTAAGGACGATTACCGCCGCTATATCGAGCGCCAGTTTCGCGAACAGCTGGGGTTTACCGGTACGCCCCTACGTTTGATCTGGCGCGGCAAGCGCGCGCGCGAAGCCGAACCCAGTTCGGCCAATCGCGCCACCAAGGTTTGA
- a CDS encoding ABC transporter ATP-binding protein — protein MPVAPSSIFVTYLQLLPFLRPQAWAIAKALACTMAFVAFWPVLAWLAGPIAKAVGEGNVSESGRLAGIALGIFLAQKIAQFGQDALMAEAALAIAYDIRQTTFAHLQRLSLDYFATAKTGDLSYRLTEDVDRIGEVVNKFFQQFLPSVLQLLAVFAFVVVLNWQLTVALAILAPMMGLLIAWFGEQIQKFSRRGQNRISDLSALLTEVFGEIRLVQAFAAEDFLLGRFRRAAETNRQARYAAERLKAIQFPVVGFLEATSVLLLFLVGSWQIGRGNLSSSEFISYGAAMLMLVDPIAITTSNYNEFKQGEASVARIFELLAMKPSVRDRPNAEPLPPVSGKVEFRNVSFGYWPDLPVVQNLNFLVHPGETVALVGPSGAGKTTLMNLLFRFYDPQSGAIYIDGTDIRTVTLWSLRRQLAIVPQETTLFSGTIAENIAFARNCSLDAIAAAARTANAHQFVTQLSQGYHTYVGERGLSLSGGQRQRVAIARAVLSNPRVLVLDEATSALDTESEALVREAVERIARERTVFVIAHRLTTVRRADRIVVLEGGRIVEVGTHDELLARSGRYAQIYARQFAD, from the coding sequence TTGCCTGTAGCTCCAAGCTCGATTTTTGTGACGTATCTGCAACTGCTCCCGTTTCTGCGCCCGCAAGCTTGGGCGATCGCCAAAGCACTAGCCTGTACGATGGCATTTGTTGCTTTCTGGCCGGTGCTGGCGTGGCTGGCCGGTCCGATCGCCAAGGCGGTTGGTGAAGGAAATGTAAGCGAGAGCGGGCGGCTGGCCGGAATTGCCTTGGGGATATTCTTAGCGCAGAAGATCGCGCAGTTCGGTCAAGATGCGCTGATGGCTGAAGCGGCTCTGGCGATCGCTTATGACATTCGGCAGACCACCTTCGCACATTTGCAACGACTGAGCCTGGATTACTTCGCAACTGCAAAAACCGGCGACCTTTCCTATCGTCTTACGGAAGACGTGGATCGCATCGGCGAGGTTGTGAACAAGTTCTTCCAACAGTTCCTGCCGAGCGTGCTGCAGTTGCTGGCAGTATTCGCGTTCGTTGTTGTCCTGAACTGGCAGCTTACAGTCGCGCTGGCGATCCTCGCACCCATGATGGGCTTGCTGATTGCGTGGTTTGGCGAGCAGATACAGAAGTTCTCGCGGCGCGGGCAAAATCGCATTTCAGATCTATCGGCGCTGCTGACCGAAGTCTTCGGCGAGATTCGCCTAGTGCAAGCCTTTGCTGCCGAGGATTTCTTGTTAGGGCGCTTTCGACGTGCCGCCGAAACCAACCGCCAGGCGCGCTACGCAGCCGAACGCCTGAAAGCTATTCAGTTCCCGGTCGTGGGATTTTTGGAAGCCACAAGCGTGCTGTTGCTCTTCTTGGTCGGCAGTTGGCAAATCGGACGCGGCAATCTATCGAGCAGCGAGTTTATCAGCTACGGTGCCGCCATGCTAATGCTGGTCGATCCGATCGCCATTACTACCAGCAATTACAACGAATTCAAGCAGGGTGAAGCATCGGTCGCGCGCATCTTCGAGTTGCTGGCAATGAAACCCTCCGTCCGCGATCGCCCGAATGCCGAACCGCTGCCGCCGGTTTCGGGAAAGGTCGAGTTCCGTAACGTGAGCTTCGGCTATTGGCCGGACCTGCCAGTGGTTCAAAACTTGAACTTCCTCGTACATCCCGGCGAGACCGTGGCGCTGGTGGGACCCTCCGGCGCGGGCAAAACAACACTGATGAACCTGTTGTTTCGGTTCTACGATCCCCAGTCTGGCGCGATCTACATCGACGGCACTGATATCCGAACTGTCACACTCTGGAGCTTGCGACGCCAGCTGGCGATCGTCCCCCAAGAAACGACGCTCTTCTCCGGCACGATCGCCGAGAATATTGCCTTTGCACGCAACTGTTCCCTCGACGCGATCGCGGCCGCGGCCCGGACGGCCAACGCCCACCAGTTCGTCACCCAACTATCGCAGGGCTACCACACTTATGTCGGCGAGCGGGGTCTCTCTCTCTCTGGCGGCCAGCGCCAGCGGGTGGCGATCGCCCGTGCCGTGCTGTCGAACCCGCGCGTGCTCGTGCTCGACGAAGCCACATCGGCCCTCGACACCGAGTCGGAAGCACTCGTGCGCGAGGCAGTCGAGCGGATCGCGCGCGAGCGAACGGTATTTGTCATCGCCCACCGCTTGACCACCGTTCGCCGCGCCGATCGTATCGTCGTCCTCGAAGGCGGTCGCATCGTGGAAGTTGGGACTCACGACGAACTGCTCGCTCGCTCCGGTCGCTATGCCCAGATCTACGCGCGTCAATTCGCAGATTAG
- a CDS encoding gamma-glutamylcyclotransferase family protein has product MLHVFVYGTLKPGGANYATYCAGKAIVVGRAHIIGQLYDLPLGYPAAIAAGGRIEGYLLAFAHPTSLADLDELEGCNPDGLPTANDYYRKLVKV; this is encoded by the coding sequence GTGCTACACGTTTTTGTCTATGGCACGCTCAAACCCGGAGGTGCTAACTACGCAACTTACTGTGCCGGGAAGGCGATCGTGGTTGGCCGTGCCCACATCATCGGGCAGCTTTACGACTTGCCCCTCGGCTACCCTGCTGCAATTGCAGCAGGGGGGCGCATCGAAGGCTACCTGCTCGCTTTTGCGCACCCAACCAGCCTGGCCGACCTCGACGAACTCGAAGGGTGCAATCCTGACGGCTTGCCAACTGCCAACGATTACTACCGCAAACTCGTAAAGGTTTAA
- the chlP gene encoding geranylgeranyl reductase, which translates to MVLRVAVVGSGPAGSSAAETLVKAGIETYLFERKLDNAKPCGGAIPLCMVSEFELPPEIVDRRVRKMKMISPSNVEVDINLINEGEYIGMCRREVLDGFLRQRAARLGAQLINGTVYALELPQTSGAPYTLHYADHSNGNSVGENKSLQVDLVIGADGANSRVAKAIEAGDYNYAIAFQERIRLPADKMAYYQDLAEMYVGDDVSPDFYAWVFPKYDHVAVGTGTMKVNKMRIKDLQAGIRARAAERIAGGQIIKVEAHPIPEHPRPVRVRGRVALVGDAAGTVTKSSGEGIYFAAKSARMCAETIVETSNSGQRIPSEADLKLYLKRWDKRYGTTYLVLDLLQRVFYRSDATREAFVEMCSDKDVQRLTFDSYLYKTVVPANPLVQMKITAKTFGSLLRGHALAP; encoded by the coding sequence TTGGTATTGAGGGTTGCTGTGGTCGGTTCGGGTCCTGCTGGATCCTCCGCTGCCGAAACGCTGGTGAAGGCGGGGATCGAAACGTATCTATTCGAGCGCAAGCTCGACAATGCAAAACCGTGCGGCGGTGCCATTCCGCTGTGCATGGTCTCGGAATTCGAATTGCCGCCAGAGATCGTCGATCGCCGCGTTCGCAAGATGAAGATGATCTCTCCTTCTAACGTTGAGGTCGACATCAATCTCATCAACGAGGGCGAATATATCGGCATGTGCCGCCGCGAAGTGCTCGATGGCTTCTTGCGCCAGCGCGCCGCGCGGTTGGGGGCTCAGCTCATAAATGGGACGGTGTACGCGCTGGAGTTGCCACAGACGAGTGGCGCGCCCTACACACTTCACTATGCCGATCATTCGAATGGCAACTCCGTCGGCGAGAACAAATCTCTGCAAGTCGATCTCGTCATCGGAGCCGATGGTGCGAATTCTCGCGTGGCTAAGGCTATCGAAGCTGGCGATTATAATTACGCGATCGCTTTCCAAGAGCGCATCCGCCTGCCAGCCGACAAAATGGCTTACTACCAAGATTTAGCCGAAATGTATGTCGGCGACGACGTTTCGCCCGACTTTTACGCCTGGGTGTTTCCCAAATACGACCACGTGGCGGTCGGAACGGGCACGATGAAGGTCAACAAAATGCGTATCAAAGACTTGCAGGCGGGCATTCGCGCGCGTGCGGCGGAGCGCATTGCCGGCGGTCAAATTATTAAGGTAGAAGCGCATCCAATTCCCGAGCACCCGCGTCCGGTTCGCGTTCGCGGTCGAGTAGCGCTGGTGGGCGACGCAGCCGGCACCGTTACCAAGTCTTCGGGTGAGGGGATCTACTTTGCAGCGAAATCTGCTCGGATGTGTGCCGAAACGATTGTCGAAACCTCCAATTCCGGTCAGCGTATACCGAGCGAGGCAGATCTCAAGCTTTACCTCAAGCGGTGGGACAAGCGCTATGGAACCACCTATCTGGTGCTAGATTTGCTTCAGCGCGTGTTTTACCGCTCGGACGCGACACGCGAGGCATTTGTCGAAATGTGCTCGGATAAAGACGTCCAACGTCTGACGTTCGACAGCTACTTGTACAAAACCGTAGTGCCAGCAAATCCTCTGGTGCAGATGAAGATTACGGCTAAAACGTTCGGCAGCCTGCTGCGCGGTCACGCCCTGGCTCCGTAA
- a CDS encoding YihY/virulence factor BrkB family protein, with protein sequence MVSPRLLFRLLKATVSEWVDDKASRLAAALAYYTLFSLAPLLVIAVAVAGAFFGKSVAEGELFAQLEAAIGPKGAQFVETAVANASRPDLSSIASTLSVLVLLFGASSVCSQLQDALNEIWDVDTAASGVVRSFLMKRLFAFVMVLGIGFFLMLSMVSSTVLAAVSKFELIPFPAVWQWVSFGISFSIVTLLFATIYKFVPDTKIAWSDVWIGALFTAGLFAIGRGLLGFYLGRGSFSSPYGAAGSLIVFLAWIYYSAQIFLFGAEFTEVYARLCGSLRGHAIESGKRS encoded by the coding sequence GTGGTCAGTCCGAGACTCCTTTTCCGCTTGCTCAAAGCGACTGTCTCTGAGTGGGTGGACGATAAAGCATCTCGTTTGGCGGCCGCCCTCGCTTACTACACCCTGTTCTCGCTCGCTCCGCTGCTGGTAATCGCCGTCGCAGTTGCCGGGGCGTTTTTTGGCAAAAGTGTTGCCGAAGGCGAGTTGTTCGCACAGCTCGAGGCCGCGATCGGCCCGAAAGGAGCGCAGTTTGTCGAGACAGCTGTGGCAAACGCCAGTCGTCCGGATCTCAGTAGTATCGCCTCAACCCTCAGCGTACTAGTTTTACTGTTTGGCGCGTCGAGCGTGTGCTCGCAACTTCAAGACGCACTAAATGAAATTTGGGATGTGGACACTGCCGCAAGCGGGGTAGTGAGAAGCTTCCTGATGAAACGGTTGTTTGCCTTCGTGATGGTACTCGGGATCGGCTTCTTTCTAATGCTGTCAATGGTTTCAAGTACTGTATTGGCAGCGGTTAGCAAGTTCGAGCTCATTCCGTTTCCGGCTGTATGGCAGTGGGTGTCGTTTGGCATTTCATTTAGCATCGTCACGCTGCTCTTCGCCACAATTTACAAGTTCGTACCCGATACCAAGATTGCGTGGAGCGACGTATGGATTGGTGCGTTGTTTACGGCCGGACTGTTCGCGATCGGTCGGGGACTACTGGGTTTTTATCTCGGTCGAGGCAGTTTTAGCTCGCCATACGGTGCAGCTGGGTCGCTCATCGTTTTCCTAGCCTGGATATATTACTCTGCACAAATATTCTTATTTGGTGCCGAGTTCACGGAGGTTTACGCGCGACTCTGCGGTTCGTTACGAGGTCATGCAATTGAGTCCGGCAAACGCAGCTAG